The Plectropomus leopardus isolate mb unplaced genomic scaffold, YSFRI_Pleo_2.0 unplaced_scaffold24577, whole genome shotgun sequence DNA segment TGAGCACAGATGTCAGCTGACCGTCTCTCTCCTCAGAGGATCTCTCCGTCCTCCAGTCTCGCCAGCAGCAGCGCCTCGCCGTGCTCCACCCTGCAGCCTCCTGCCGGACGAGACAAACACGCCGCCGGCCACGCCGCCGTCACCTCCCCGTCCTCCACGCTGGAGAGCAGAGACAGCGGCATCATAGGTGACGacctgctgatatcacaaacacCGCCGTCACAAACCGCCATCACACCGCTAACGCTGTTTCCTGTCGTCTCCTTCAGCCACGCTGACCAGCTACTCCGCTGACTCAGCAGCAGAGCGGGACGATGGCGGCGGCAAGTATCCCGCTGATGGTTACCATGGCAGCAGCCCGAACCTGTGGCAGCAGGGGGGCCGGCCGGTGGTGGCCTccacttcctcttcctctgtggtggCAGCAGGAAGCGCCAACGACGGCTTCCTGTACGGAGTGGAGGACTACATGGCCGCCTCCACTTACAGCCTCAACAAGCTCCACCCAGAGCGAGGCGCCAGCTCCGCCCGCTGCTCAGGCTCCACCCAGTCCATCCCGCTCTACCTCATGCCCCGCCCCAACTCCGTGGCCGGTAAGTCATGCGCATGTGTAAATTTTTCTGCATAACAGTGGACCTCCATGTCGTTACACATTCACcaacaggg contains these protein-coding regions:
- the LOC121966436 gene encoding protein TANC2-like, whose protein sequence is EDEELGPPPSVDEAADALMTRLGFLLGEKVLSGEPGSPYHGQDDGQRISPSSSLASSSASPCSTLQPPAGRDKHAAGHAAVTSPSSTLESRDSGIIATLTSYSADSAAERDDGGGKYPADGYHGSSPNLWQQGGRPVVASTSSSSVVAAGSANDGFLYGVEDYMAASTYSLNKLHPERGASSARCSGSTQSIPLYLMPRPNSVAGKSCACVNFSA